From one Catenuloplanes nepalensis genomic stretch:
- a CDS encoding restriction endonuclease subunit S: MKLTEYRVGEIMTLVRRPVDVSPDGLYHEIGIRSFGNGVFHKPPVSGEELGAKRVFYIQPGDLLFSNVFAWEGAVALAAETEAGKIGSHRFMTYRVDTEKADPRYLLRYFYGGPGLLTIREASPGSAGRNRTLGISNFERQLLRLPTVNEQRRISDKFDATASLLAQFKTLRTRSSRIAQQYMDALLQPLDRAPLSAALQANSDFVEVNPEVTYSTAGMFNRGRGLFHRPAIMGRDTKYPRYNRLHVGQFVYSKLFGWEGSLAVVPPEFEGVHVSHEFPTFDIDRSAADVEYMSHLARWTGLHDALKDKGTGMGSRRQRVNVDRLLATEVPLPKLSEQRRIARQLTMVRRTAELGEEQTAHIASLQEALLEAAFTGRL, from the coding sequence ATGAAGCTCACCGAGTACCGTGTCGGCGAGATCATGACGCTTGTTCGTAGACCAGTCGACGTGAGTCCCGACGGCCTGTACCATGAAATCGGCATTCGCTCATTTGGCAACGGCGTATTCCACAAGCCACCCGTATCCGGCGAGGAGCTAGGCGCTAAGAGAGTTTTCTATATCCAGCCCGGAGATCTTCTCTTCAGCAACGTCTTCGCTTGGGAAGGCGCTGTTGCCCTCGCGGCAGAGACAGAGGCAGGGAAGATCGGGTCACATAGGTTCATGACATATCGAGTAGACACCGAGAAAGCAGACCCGCGCTACCTTCTACGCTATTTCTACGGCGGGCCCGGCCTCCTGACGATTCGCGAAGCATCTCCGGGCTCAGCCGGTCGTAACAGAACCCTAGGCATCTCGAACTTCGAGCGCCAGCTCCTTCGGCTCCCTACTGTGAACGAGCAGCGCCGCATCTCCGACAAGTTCGACGCGACGGCGTCGCTTCTTGCACAGTTTAAAACCCTGCGCACGCGATCCAGTCGAATCGCGCAGCAGTACATGGATGCGCTGCTACAACCTCTCGACCGCGCCCCACTTTCGGCCGCGCTACAGGCGAATAGCGACTTCGTGGAAGTGAACCCCGAGGTCACCTATTCAACTGCAGGTATGTTTAATCGCGGGCGAGGTTTGTTCCATCGCCCGGCAATCATGGGCCGAGACACGAAGTACCCTCGATACAATCGGCTGCACGTCGGCCAGTTTGTATACAGCAAGCTATTCGGCTGGGAAGGCTCGCTCGCCGTGGTTCCACCGGAATTCGAAGGCGTTCACGTTTCACATGAGTTTCCGACTTTCGATATAGATAGATCGGCGGCCGATGTCGAATACATGAGCCACCTGGCTCGATGGACCGGTCTTCACGACGCCCTGAAAGATAAGGGCACTGGTATGGGTTCGAGACGGCAACGCGTAAATGTCGATCGACTATTGGCAACGGAAGTCCCACTTCCGAAGCTATCCGAGCAACGGCGTATCGCTCGGCAACTAACCATGGTCAGGCGCACCGCCGAGCTTGGAGAAGAGCAAACCGCGCATATAGCTAGCCTTCAGGAAGCCCTTCTCGAAGCAGCCTTCACAGGGCGCCTGTAA
- a CDS encoding JAB domain-containing protein, whose translation MRIADLPAVDRPRERLLSRGPEALSDRELLALLLGSGSEGCDAVELAGQLIARHGSLHELSRADAHELVAALPGIGPAKAARVAAAFQLGRRAAPADRGSRQRVRGSTDLAAVVAPLLAGLRHERVVVVVCDNAGMVLRTAVLTEGAADRSLLPVRDVLTLVLAASGTAFGVAHNHPTGRVEPSEPDRLATARLAAGAKAVGLRFLDHVVVADQEWRRVEHG comes from the coding sequence GTGCGCATCGCCGATCTGCCGGCCGTCGACCGGCCACGGGAAAGGCTCCTGAGCCGGGGCCCGGAGGCGCTCTCCGACCGTGAACTGCTGGCTTTGCTGCTCGGTTCCGGGAGCGAAGGCTGCGATGCCGTGGAATTGGCGGGACAGCTCATCGCCCGGCACGGCAGTCTGCACGAGCTGTCCCGGGCGGACGCGCACGAGTTGGTCGCTGCACTGCCCGGCATCGGCCCGGCGAAGGCGGCCCGGGTGGCGGCGGCGTTCCAACTCGGCCGTCGGGCGGCACCCGCGGACCGCGGCAGTCGCCAACGAGTACGCGGATCCACGGACCTGGCCGCAGTTGTAGCACCTCTGCTGGCTGGGCTGCGACACGAACGCGTAGTCGTGGTCGTCTGCGACAACGCCGGCATGGTCCTGCGCACGGCCGTGCTCACCGAAGGCGCTGCCGACCGCTCCCTGTTGCCGGTTCGAGACGTCCTGACCTTGGTGCTGGCAGCCAGCGGTACGGCGTTCGGAGTGGCGCACAACCACCCCACCGGCCGAGTGGAGCCCAGTGAACCCGACCGCCTCGCTACGGCCCGCCTGGCGGCAGGAGCAAAAGCGGTCGGGCTCAGGTTCCTGGACCATGTGGTGGTCGCTGACCAGGAGTGGCGCCGCGTGGAGCACGGATAA
- a CDS encoding DUF262 domain-containing protein, producing the protein MARLADRVLTGEIVLPKYQRAFVWGSQQVLELLDSVLRDYPIGSLLLWETTEQLASEQTVAGLAVEPPRPGRMIRYILDGQQRLASVLGALHGGTGLWDILYDLQEERFFQRVPETPEAPHFVPMQSVSSASTLFGQVAELSPDLRERATHLYEQFTNYLVPVVTLAHMSAEESARVFVRINSTGTTMNIVDVARAGTWSPDFDLKDEIDSLLQVLDKKRYGRVDTKTMLRTIAVAAGLGFSTKDINRLRELDKPRLREAVAAAAKAAERAVDFLSTQIRTPHAEALPYYNQFAVLVEAFRQLPKPSSAQYDALRRWFWLTASSEYFKGWSEAQMLADLQAVTAFAQGHATGIDTAAALPRSALWRHSAFSKRNAPSKLLALMLAYEEPLDLVTGQRIDVGRALSWQNDKEFHHFFPRAFLRSRGVNNARANVCGNLVMLSSVSNIWVSDRPPSQYLQDLADIEGEPALRRRLSTCLVEEEAYQAALRDDFDTFLRVRAETLHRRLMGLINSAAEVPNVEGTDGAGAVSNEDRTDPELDTDLLDDEPVDRDSAD; encoded by the coding sequence ATGGCCCGTCTCGCGGACCGAGTGCTCACAGGCGAGATCGTGCTGCCCAAGTACCAACGGGCGTTCGTCTGGGGATCGCAGCAGGTGCTAGAGCTGCTTGACTCAGTGCTTCGTGACTACCCGATCGGGAGTTTGCTTCTTTGGGAGACCACCGAACAGCTCGCCAGCGAGCAGACGGTTGCCGGTCTCGCCGTCGAGCCGCCACGTCCGGGCCGCATGATCAGATACATCCTGGATGGCCAACAGAGGCTGGCAAGTGTGCTCGGTGCGCTACACGGAGGCACAGGTCTCTGGGACATCCTTTACGACCTGCAAGAGGAGCGGTTCTTCCAGCGGGTCCCGGAGACGCCAGAGGCTCCGCACTTCGTGCCTATGCAGTCGGTCAGTTCGGCATCCACCCTCTTCGGACAGGTGGCGGAGCTTTCCCCCGACCTGCGTGAGCGTGCCACGCACCTGTATGAGCAGTTCACCAACTACCTGGTCCCCGTTGTGACCCTCGCCCACATGTCGGCGGAGGAATCGGCACGGGTGTTCGTACGGATCAACAGCACCGGCACGACGATGAACATCGTCGACGTAGCGCGAGCCGGCACCTGGAGTCCGGACTTCGACCTCAAGGACGAGATCGACTCCCTGCTCCAGGTCTTAGACAAAAAGCGTTACGGTCGTGTTGATACCAAGACCATGCTCCGAACGATTGCTGTAGCAGCTGGGTTGGGGTTCTCCACCAAGGACATCAATCGCTTGAGGGAGTTGGACAAGCCCCGGTTGCGGGAGGCCGTGGCGGCGGCCGCGAAGGCTGCGGAGAGAGCGGTCGACTTCCTCAGCACGCAGATCCGCACCCCACATGCGGAAGCGCTGCCTTACTACAACCAGTTTGCCGTGCTTGTTGAGGCTTTCCGGCAGCTGCCGAAACCTTCGTCGGCACAGTACGACGCGTTACGCCGTTGGTTCTGGCTGACTGCGAGCAGCGAATACTTCAAGGGCTGGAGCGAAGCCCAAATGCTTGCGGACCTCCAGGCAGTCACCGCGTTCGCTCAGGGGCACGCCACCGGGATCGACACGGCGGCAGCCCTGCCGCGCAGCGCTTTGTGGCGTCACAGCGCCTTCTCCAAGCGAAACGCCCCTAGCAAGCTCCTCGCGCTGATGCTGGCGTACGAGGAGCCGCTGGACCTGGTTACCGGTCAGCGGATCGACGTAGGCAGAGCGCTGTCCTGGCAGAATGACAAGGAATTCCACCACTTCTTCCCTCGGGCTTTCCTACGTTCACGAGGCGTCAACAATGCCCGAGCCAATGTGTGCGGCAACTTGGTCATGCTTAGTTCAGTCAGCAACATCTGGGTATCCGACCGGCCTCCGTCGCAATACCTGCAGGACCTGGCCGACATCGAAGGTGAGCCAGCGCTTCGGCGGCGACTGAGCACGTGCTTGGTGGAGGAAGAGGCATACCAGGCGGCGCTGCGTGACGACTTCGACACATTCCTTCGCGTACGGGCTGAGACGCTGCACCGACGGCTGATGGGACTCATAAACTCGGCGGCCGAGGTGCCGAACGTCGAGGGCACTGATGGCGCCGGGGCGGTGTCGAATGAGGACCGTACCGACCCGGAGCTCGACACGGACCTACTAGACGACGAACCCGTCGACCGTGACTCGGCAGACTGA
- a CDS encoding helix-turn-helix domain-containing protein: MLDYFGAQVRQLRNARRLSQSDLGDLLFVHRDLIRKIERAERIPSREFVEGCDTVFGAGGALARPLPMIERERFLRRDRNTNDQTKRFRGEATDRPVLDWLLAPAGPRSRVRVADRDTTTAAAMLRQFRTTDHVQGAGSTYPVLADLLRRDFDVLADGDPNVASGFLELAGYEAVDLGLDGLGQQHYLRALRIMTQNGDRLYGGYLIAVSLAHLALHCGDPDQAIRLTTAALHGTATEATPAVRAAFRTVLARAHARRGDEAACAAALLQVDADLARSKPSEEPGWIAYFGEADLADEKAHCFFDLGLHELAQRQAVRAIALLTPDRARRLAIDTALHASALARAGQVDHASVVARRAIDHASGVRSFRSAHRVVLMMAELQPYADVAEVRDVVEYARANLPPAVTPA; this comes from the coding sequence GTGCTCGACTACTTCGGCGCCCAGGTGCGGCAGCTCCGGAACGCACGCAGGCTTTCCCAATCTGACCTGGGTGACCTGCTCTTCGTCCATAGAGACCTGATTCGCAAGATCGAGCGCGCCGAGCGGATCCCCTCTCGCGAGTTTGTAGAGGGCTGCGACACGGTGTTCGGGGCCGGTGGCGCGCTGGCCCGGCCTCTGCCGATGATCGAACGGGAGAGGTTCCTGCGCCGGGACCGGAACACCAACGATCAGACGAAAAGATTTCGCGGCGAAGCGACCGATCGTCCGGTCCTGGACTGGCTGCTCGCCCCGGCCGGACCCCGCAGCCGTGTGCGAGTCGCCGATAGGGACACGACGACGGCTGCTGCAATGCTGCGCCAGTTTCGCACCACCGACCATGTCCAGGGTGCCGGCAGCACCTATCCGGTGCTGGCGGACCTCCTTCGCCGTGACTTTGACGTCCTGGCCGACGGCGATCCGAACGTGGCCAGCGGTTTCCTCGAACTCGCAGGCTACGAGGCGGTGGACCTCGGTCTCGACGGTCTTGGCCAGCAGCACTACCTGAGGGCGCTGCGCATCATGACGCAGAACGGCGACCGGCTCTACGGCGGTTACCTCATCGCCGTCAGTCTCGCCCACCTCGCGCTGCACTGCGGAGACCCCGACCAGGCCATCCGCCTCACCACCGCTGCCCTGCACGGCACCGCCACCGAGGCCACCCCCGCCGTGCGGGCAGCGTTTCGCACGGTGCTGGCGCGGGCCCATGCGCGTCGCGGTGATGAGGCGGCATGCGCTGCCGCGCTGCTGCAGGTCGACGCCGATCTGGCCCGCAGCAAACCGTCAGAGGAACCCGGATGGATCGCCTACTTCGGCGAAGCCGATCTCGCCGACGAGAAGGCCCACTGCTTCTTCGACCTCGGACTGCACGAGCTCGCGCAACGCCAAGCCGTCAGGGCGATCGCCTTGCTCACCCCGGACCGCGCCCGCCGTCTGGCCATCGACACCGCCCTGCACGCCTCCGCGCTCGCTCGCGCTGGACAGGTCGATCACGCCAGCGTGGTCGCCCGGCGGGCCATCGACCACGCCTCGGGCGTGAGGTCGTTCCGCAGCGCGCACCGCGTCGTGTTGATGATGGCCGAGTTACAGCCGTACGCGGACGTGGCCGAAGTGCGGGACGTGGTCGAGTATGCCAGGGCCAACCTGCCACCTGCGGTCACACCGGCGTAG
- a CDS encoding TRM11 family SAM-dependent methyltransferase, which produces MGALVAEGYLGSVWLTLQTASRFLRQGRYTPESMRHPGKMAPTIARYAIRTYTGPGDVVLDPMAGIGTTVVEAMHLGRHGIGVEYEPEWAAAAAENIRHTQRAAAPGRGDIYTGDSTTLPSLLPAALRGRVALVLTSPPYGPSTHGHARTPGPRRGKVRKIHHKYGGADNLAYRSHGELADGFTQILAGCLPLLRPGGHVVVTARPYRRAGELVDIPGMVEAAGLAAGLELVEQCIAPICGIRNGVIIPRASFFQQKNVRDAITAGDPQWLIQHEDVAVFVAPTS; this is translated from the coding sequence ATGGGGGCGCTGGTCGCCGAGGGCTACCTGGGCTCGGTGTGGCTGACCTTGCAGACCGCGTCACGGTTCCTGCGCCAGGGCCGGTACACGCCGGAGTCGATGCGGCATCCCGGCAAGATGGCGCCGACGATCGCCCGCTACGCCATCCGCACCTACACCGGCCCGGGGGACGTGGTGCTCGACCCGATGGCCGGCATCGGCACCACCGTGGTCGAGGCCATGCACCTGGGCCGCCACGGCATCGGCGTGGAGTACGAGCCCGAATGGGCCGCCGCCGCAGCCGAGAACATCCGCCACACCCAGCGCGCCGCAGCACCCGGCCGAGGCGACATCTACACCGGGGACTCGACCACGCTGCCGTCGCTGCTACCGGCCGCCCTGCGGGGCCGCGTCGCTCTGGTGCTCACCTCGCCGCCGTACGGGCCGTCCACGCACGGCCACGCCCGCACCCCCGGGCCGAGGCGCGGCAAGGTCCGCAAGATCCACCACAAGTACGGCGGCGCGGACAACCTCGCCTACCGCAGCCACGGCGAACTGGCCGACGGCTTCACCCAGATCCTCGCCGGCTGTCTGCCGCTGCTGCGCCCCGGCGGTCACGTCGTGGTCACCGCCCGGCCATACCGCCGCGCCGGCGAACTCGTCGACATCCCCGGCATGGTCGAAGCCGCCGGCCTCGCCGCCGGACTCGAACTGGTCGAGCAGTGCATCGCACCCATCTGCGGCATCCGCAACGGCGTGATTATCCCCCGCGCGTCGTTCTTCCAGCAGAAGAATGTCCGCGACGCCATCACGGCCGGCGACCCGCAGTGGCTGATCCAGCACGAAGACGTGGCCGTCTTCGTCGCCCCGACCTCATGA
- a CDS encoding recombinase family protein: MGNATVALPPGAMIVAHFYDVESGRMDLDRRGLGHAHEQFDIPIPRDGGIQDLLAEANRPGRRFDGVICESIDRVARRTYYGTKIEHELERVGVLLVAADEPMHAGRKRATAILTRRVKQGVAEWYALEAMEKSWDGFKEHTEQGFNIGRPPYGYKAEKIPHPVPARREQGKTKTRLIPDDVRSTVVRYIYDLYLYSGLGLQQIRDRLNASPDLFPAPTPPDPRRALGKWSISSVWEILRNPKYTGYMVWNRRGRKSAGNRANPPAEWIWSPEPTHEPIVSKDEYHAVAARAAANEGSRRPAVSGEEQARRHKPRADYLYRGRLRCGICGLRMTGNIRRQSGRRYYFCYPGKTRSTSIPAEHPPTIYLAEEPLHQAIITWLTCAIFGEDRLNYWRECFDAAEDDRNNGRAPAATRLAEINTEIADLNRRFQRQVLNLEADDITPAARRHIATRIGELEDMITRRQAEANQAEAELSAAPPDLDDITAALNRLPELADTLVGRPPEDLHPLYEAFDVQVRYYPEDRVADVEIILADAPGLELPPPTPTGRPQPASYIRSVPPAGFEPATHGLGRGAAVRPPVSLLVRPLISSSLESLKSPGDHSSHHERHHAMPR; encoded by the coding sequence TTGGGCAACGCCACCGTTGCTCTTCCGCCGGGCGCGATGATCGTCGCCCACTTCTACGATGTCGAGTCCGGTCGGATGGATCTCGATCGCCGTGGGCTCGGCCACGCTCACGAGCAGTTCGACATCCCCATTCCGCGCGACGGCGGCATCCAGGACCTGCTCGCGGAAGCGAATCGGCCGGGCCGCCGGTTCGACGGCGTCATCTGCGAATCGATCGACCGCGTCGCGCGACGCACCTACTACGGCACCAAGATCGAGCACGAGCTGGAGCGGGTCGGCGTGCTGCTCGTCGCCGCCGACGAGCCCATGCACGCCGGGCGCAAGCGCGCCACCGCGATCTTGACGCGCCGGGTCAAGCAAGGTGTCGCCGAGTGGTATGCCCTCGAAGCGATGGAGAAGTCCTGGGACGGCTTCAAGGAACACACCGAGCAGGGTTTCAACATCGGCCGACCACCGTACGGCTACAAGGCCGAGAAGATCCCGCACCCGGTGCCGGCCCGCCGCGAGCAGGGCAAGACCAAGACCCGCCTGATCCCGGATGACGTCCGCAGCACTGTGGTCCGCTACATCTACGACCTGTACCTCTACAGCGGGCTGGGACTTCAGCAGATCCGCGACCGGCTCAACGCCAGCCCTGACTTGTTCCCCGCCCCGACGCCGCCAGACCCCAGGCGCGCTCTCGGCAAGTGGTCGATCTCCAGCGTGTGGGAGATCCTGCGCAACCCCAAGTACACCGGCTACATGGTGTGGAACCGGCGCGGCCGTAAGAGCGCCGGAAACCGCGCCAACCCGCCCGCCGAGTGGATCTGGTCACCCGAGCCAACACACGAACCGATCGTGAGCAAAGACGAGTACCACGCCGTGGCCGCTCGGGCGGCGGCCAACGAAGGCTCCCGCCGCCCAGCGGTGAGCGGCGAAGAACAGGCCCGCCGACATAAGCCCCGCGCCGACTACCTCTACCGAGGCCGGCTGCGCTGCGGCATCTGCGGCCTCCGTATGACCGGCAACATCCGCCGCCAGTCCGGCCGTCGCTACTACTTCTGCTACCCCGGCAAGACACGCTCGACCAGCATCCCCGCCGAGCACCCGCCCACCATCTACCTGGCAGAGGAACCGCTCCACCAGGCCATCATCACGTGGCTGACCTGCGCGATCTTCGGCGAGGACCGCCTCAACTACTGGCGCGAGTGCTTCGACGCCGCCGAGGACGACCGGAACAACGGCCGCGCCCCGGCAGCCACTCGGCTGGCCGAGATCAACACCGAGATCGCTGACCTCAACAGGCGATTCCAACGCCAGGTACTCAACCTGGAAGCCGACGACATCACGCCTGCCGCCAGACGCCACATCGCCACCCGCATCGGCGAACTCGAAGACATGATCACCCGCCGGCAAGCTGAGGCCAACCAGGCCGAGGCCGAGCTATCAGCCGCGCCACCCGACCTCGACGACATCACGGCAGCGCTGAACCGACTCCCCGAGCTGGCAGACACCCTCGTCGGTCGACCGCCCGAAGACCTCCACCCCTTATACGAAGCGTTCGACGTCCAGGTCCGCTACTACCCAGAGGACCGCGTCGCCGACGTCGAGATCATCTTGGCAGACGCGCCAGGGCTGGAACTTCCGCCGCCAACGCCCACCGGCCGACCGCAGCCAGCGTCGTATATCCGTTCGGTGCCCCCGGCAGGATTCGAACCTGCGACACACGGTTTAGGAAGGGGCGCGGCAGTCCGTCCTCCAGTGTCTTTGCTGGTCAGGCCTCTCATTTCTTCGTCACTAGAGTCATTGAAGTCACCTGGCGACCACAGTTCGCACCACGAACGGCACCACGCGATGCCCAGGTAA
- a CDS encoding DUF3987 domain-containing protein: protein MPKISQHAWHGPLGDAAARIAPVTEADPVAILATCLSLFGAMLGDGPHVRVGGAKHTSRIWPLIIGKTGSGRKGTSWHEARNIAATWGTYSGTYLTEQIVSGLASGEGLIGALVGEESEELRTIPTSELTIVESEFARVLTAAKREGSTLGPVLRQLWDEGSAATLTKQAVRVDGAHPAVIAHVTPRELRLRLAESDLAGGTVNRFLPILSERPHLIAHEPARPDLTDLGATVEARIRAARNLASITREPATDALWSEAYAALAEDEPDGPLGAVLARGPAYVMRLALIYALADGSASIAAEHLLSALAIWDYASQTARILFADTVAKTNVDKLADFIRTAPTGRTRTEITTKCFSGNMPGVQLDTLVAELVDAGLVEMVANKPARGKPTTVCRWTGPTAPASGLHTLLSSRTYEVTNLGA from the coding sequence ATGCCGAAGATCTCCCAGCACGCATGGCACGGCCCACTCGGCGACGCCGCGGCCCGCATCGCACCCGTCACCGAAGCCGACCCCGTCGCGATCCTCGCCACGTGCCTGTCGCTGTTCGGCGCGATGCTCGGCGACGGCCCGCATGTACGCGTCGGCGGTGCCAAGCACACCTCCCGGATCTGGCCCCTGATCATCGGCAAGACCGGCAGCGGCCGCAAGGGCACGTCGTGGCATGAGGCGCGGAACATCGCCGCGACCTGGGGCACCTACTCCGGCACCTACCTCACCGAGCAGATCGTCTCCGGGCTCGCCTCCGGCGAGGGACTTATCGGCGCGCTGGTCGGCGAGGAAAGCGAGGAACTCCGCACGATCCCGACCAGCGAACTCACGATCGTTGAGAGCGAGTTCGCCCGCGTGCTGACCGCCGCGAAGCGTGAGGGCTCGACGCTCGGGCCGGTGCTGCGGCAGCTCTGGGACGAAGGGTCCGCGGCCACCCTCACCAAGCAGGCCGTCCGGGTCGACGGCGCGCACCCCGCCGTGATCGCGCACGTCACCCCGCGGGAGCTGCGCCTCCGGCTCGCCGAGTCAGACCTCGCCGGCGGCACCGTGAACCGGTTCCTGCCGATCCTCAGCGAACGCCCGCACCTGATCGCCCACGAACCGGCCCGACCCGACCTCACCGACCTCGGTGCCACCGTCGAAGCCCGAATCCGTGCCGCGCGCAACCTCGCCAGCATCACCCGCGAACCCGCGACCGACGCGCTGTGGAGCGAGGCATACGCGGCCCTCGCCGAAGACGAGCCGGACGGGCCGCTCGGCGCCGTGCTCGCCCGCGGCCCCGCGTACGTGATGCGGCTCGCGCTCATCTACGCCCTCGCCGACGGCAGCGCGAGCATCGCGGCCGAACATCTCCTCTCCGCGCTCGCGATCTGGGACTACGCCTCACAGACCGCACGAATCCTGTTCGCCGACACCGTCGCCAAGACCAACGTCGACAAGCTCGCCGACTTCATCCGCACCGCCCCCACCGGACGCACCCGCACCGAGATCACCACCAAGTGCTTCAGCGGCAACATGCCCGGCGTCCAGCTCGACACCCTCGTGGCCGAACTCGTTGACGCCGGCCTTGTCGAGATGGTCGCCAACAAGCCGGCCCGCGGAAAGCCGACCACCGTCTGCCGCTGGACCGGCCCCACCGCGCCAGCTTCCGGTCTGCACACGCTGCTCAGCTCACGAACTTACGAAGTTACGAACTTGGGGGCCTGA
- a CDS encoding bifunctional DNA primase/polymerase yields MSDMLAAALAAADRGWPVFMLGRSKRPVANCPACPKAAVDPHHDREACPCLTCHGFYAATRDPQRIAAILTAVPRGQLAVRTGAASGLVVIDVDPAHDGMDTLLGLIEAGLTPPTARVVTGSGGLHLYYAHPGRSIPNSQSALGPGIDVRGDGGYAVLPPSIHQRTGRPYRWAGDGRAVEEMAPALVTACVPAPVSHPRPAATGPVTGISAGAISYPDRLLAVLLDRVRTAAKGRHRVTLYGAARGVARMVTAGCMTTTHAVQVLTDVGHEVDQTDREIREAISGAFRAEGVAL; encoded by the coding sequence ATGTCCGACATGCTCGCCGCCGCGCTGGCCGCGGCCGACCGTGGCTGGCCGGTGTTCATGCTCGGCCGGTCCAAACGGCCCGTGGCGAACTGCCCGGCCTGCCCGAAAGCCGCCGTCGACCCGCACCACGACCGGGAAGCCTGCCCGTGCCTGACCTGTCACGGCTTCTACGCCGCGACCCGCGACCCGCAGCGCATCGCCGCGATCCTCACCGCGGTCCCTCGCGGGCAGCTCGCGGTCCGCACCGGTGCGGCGTCCGGGCTGGTCGTCATCGACGTGGACCCCGCACACGACGGCATGGACACCCTGCTGGGACTGATCGAGGCCGGGCTGACCCCGCCGACCGCGCGGGTCGTCACCGGGTCCGGCGGGCTGCACCTGTACTACGCCCACCCCGGCCGGTCGATCCCGAACAGCCAATCGGCGCTCGGGCCGGGTATCGACGTGCGTGGTGACGGCGGGTATGCCGTGCTCCCGCCCTCGATCCACCAGCGCACCGGGCGCCCGTACCGGTGGGCTGGCGACGGGCGCGCGGTGGAGGAGATGGCCCCCGCGCTGGTCACCGCCTGCGTACCGGCGCCCGTCTCCCACCCGCGTCCGGCCGCAACCGGCCCGGTGACCGGGATCAGCGCGGGGGCCATCTCCTACCCCGATCGACTGCTTGCCGTACTCCTCGATCGCGTCCGGACCGCCGCGAAAGGCCGCCACCGGGTCACTCTCTACGGCGCCGCCCGCGGCGTGGCCCGCATGGTCACCGCCGGATGCATGACCACCACCCACGCCGTGCAGGTACTCACCGACGTGGGCCACGAGGTCGACCAGACCGACCGGGAGATCCGCGAAGCGATCTCCGGTGCCTTCCGTGCCGAGGGGGTCGCGCTGTGA
- a CDS encoding RRQRL motif-containing zinc-binding protein yields the protein MSRIRAAFHDPDGARYGLPTFWWRGAPDGYATTRQLRARGLRPGGQPVAAQVMWAGIGGTRVAYLYRIDLARPKRTATPAQRRAIRAALRARRTCITCGTTCSYYIPRSLGECLTCADL from the coding sequence ATGTCCCGCATCCGCGCGGCCTTCCACGACCCGGACGGCGCCCGGTACGGCCTTCCGACGTTTTGGTGGCGTGGCGCTCCCGACGGCTACGCCACCACCCGGCAGCTCCGCGCCCGCGGGCTTCGCCCCGGCGGTCAACCCGTTGCGGCACAGGTGATGTGGGCCGGCATCGGCGGGACGCGGGTGGCGTACCTGTACCGGATCGACCTGGCCCGGCCGAAGCGCACCGCGACACCGGCTCAGCGGCGCGCGATCCGGGCCGCGCTACGCGCCCGCCGCACCTGCATCACGTGCGGGACCACGTGCAGCTACTACATCCCGCGGTCGCTCGGCGAGTGCCTGACCTGCGCCGATCTCTGA
- a CDS encoding helix-turn-helix domain-containing protein has product MDQRFYTVAEAAHLLRLSEPTLYRAIRNGEFPAVKIRGRYTVPAKAIDQAETDAMTSAPDDDPNDDRLRSVA; this is encoded by the coding sequence GTGGACCAGCGCTTCTACACGGTCGCCGAGGCGGCCCACCTGCTCCGGCTCTCCGAGCCGACGCTCTACCGGGCGATCAGGAACGGCGAGTTCCCGGCGGTCAAGATCCGCGGTCGGTACACCGTGCCGGCCAAGGCCATCGACCAGGCCGAGACCGACGCGATGACCAGCGCGCCGGACGACGACCCCAACGACGACCGCCTCCGGAGCGTGGCGTGA
- a CDS encoding putative quinol monooxygenase, whose product MSRGFGLVVRFELRDQAAADAFDALVARTTPEIERLEPDTLAYVVHTVADEPLVRVFYELYADRGGFDFHEQQAHTMHFLKEREQYLSGVSVTFLEAQSGKGPMRP is encoded by the coding sequence ATGAGCAGGGGTTTTGGGTTGGTCGTCCGGTTCGAACTTCGCGACCAGGCGGCGGCGGACGCCTTCGACGCGTTGGTGGCCCGCACCACGCCGGAGATTGAGCGGCTGGAGCCGGACACGCTGGCGTACGTGGTCCATACCGTCGCGGACGAGCCGTTGGTCCGGGTCTTCTACGAGCTGTACGCGGACCGCGGCGGCTTCGACTTCCACGAGCAGCAGGCGCACACGATGCATTTCCTGAAGGAGCGCGAGCAGTACCTCAGCGGAGTCAGCGTGACGTTTCTCGAAGCGCAGAGCGGAAAGGGGCCGATGCGCCCGTGA